Proteins from one Escherichia coli genomic window:
- a CDS encoding DUF968 domain-containing protein yields the protein MRALLTPEIAPRMGIVLFRPGSELMPLFMQGRVLLEPEPERYSSFASGAVPAASQPLADDPAVRAVFRNEAVIRRAGGVECLESWLLREKGCQWPHSDWHSENMTTMRHAPGAIRLCWHCDNQLRDQFTERLESMATDNCARWVLSVVRRDLGFDDSHVVTMPELCWWLIRNDLADALPESAARKALRLPKPVVPSVTRESDLVPSVPATSIIQDKAKKVLALKVDPESPKSFMLRPKRRRWVNEKYTRWVKTQPCACCGKPADDPHHLIGHGQGGMGTKAHDLFVLPLCRKHHDELHADTVAFEEKYGSQLELIFRFIDRALAIGVLA from the coding sequence GTGAGAGCACTACTGACTCCTGAAATTGCCCCGCGTATGGGGATCGTATTGTTCAGGCCAGGTTCAGAGCTGATGCCCCTGTTTATGCAGGGGCGTGTACTGCTGGAGCCTGAGCCGGAGCGTTATTCATCTTTCGCCAGTGGTGCCGTTCCGGCGGCATCACAACCGCTGGCGGATGATCCTGCCGTTCGGGCCGTGTTCCGCAATGAGGCAGTGATCCGTCGTGCTGGTGGCGTGGAATGTCTTGAAAGCTGGTTACTTCGTGAAAAAGGCTGCCAGTGGCCTCATTCCGACTGGCACAGCGAGAACATGACCACAATGCGACACGCTCCGGGTGCAATCCGTCTGTGCTGGCACTGCGATAACCAGCTGCGCGATCAGTTCACGGAACGGCTGGAATCAATGGCAACGGATAACTGTGCCCGCTGGGTGTTGTCTGTTGTGCGTCGGGATCTCGGTTTTGATGACAGTCACGTTGTGACAATGCCGGAACTGTGCTGGTGGCTGATTCGTAATGATCTGGCGGATGCCTTACCGGAAAGTGCAGCCCGTAAGGCACTGAGATTACCGAAGCCTGTTGTGCCGTCTGTTACCCGGGAAAGTGACCTTGTGCCTTCGGTTCCTGCCACCAGCATCATCCAGGATAAGGCGAAAAAGGTGCTGGCGCTGAAAGTGGATCCGGAGTCGCCGAAGTCTTTTATGTTACGCCCAAAACGTCGCCGCTGGGTTAATGAAAAGTACACGCGCTGGGTTAAGACACAGCCGTGTGCATGTTGTGGAAAGCCCGCTGATGATCCCCACCACCTGATAGGTCACGGTCAGGGTGGAATGGGAACAAAAGCGCATGACCTTTTTGTGTTGCCTTTGTGCAGAAAGCATCACGACGAGCTGCATGCGGATACCGTGGCATTTGAAGAGAAGTATGGCTCCCAGCTGGAGCTGATATTTCGTTTTATCGATCGTGCGCTGGCAATTGGCGTGCTGGCCTGA
- a CDS encoding antiterminator Q family protein: MRDIQMVLERWGAWVANNHEDVTWSSIAAGFKGLIPSKVKSRPQCCDDDAMIICGCMARLKKNNSDLHDLLVDYYVGGMTFMALARKHGRSDCWVGRLLQKAEGVVDGMLMMLEIELEMDR, encoded by the coding sequence ATGCGTGATATTCAAATGGTTCTTGAACGTTGGGGGGCATGGGTGGCAAATAATCACGAGGATGTCACTTGGTCGTCTATTGCTGCAGGATTTAAAGGACTAATCCCTTCAAAAGTAAAATCCCGCCCGCAATGTTGTGACGATGACGCGATGATCATTTGTGGGTGCATGGCTCGCCTGAAAAAGAACAACAGCGATTTGCACGATTTATTAGTGGATTATTATGTAGGTGGTATGACGTTTATGGCGCTTGCCCGTAAACATGGGCGTTCTGATTGCTGGGTTGGGCGTTTATTGCAAAAGGCTGAAGGTGTAGTTGATGGCATGTTAATGATGTTAGAAATTGAGCTAGAGATGGATCGTTAG